TTTTACCGGGTTTTGTCTGCTCACCACCGTCGTTTGTACATTGGCCAGTGCAGCCGCTTCGGCACTCAACTGGATGGCATCGGGATCTATCGAGGCATCGCCCGTGCCGGTAGTCTGAAGGGGTATCAAATCCATCCCGCATAGAGGGCAGTCACCAGGTTCATCCATCCTGATCTGCGGATGCATCGAGCAGGTCCAGATGGTTGATTCAGCTTCATGATCATGTGCTTCTTCCACCGCAGCCGTTTGCTGTGGCGATTGCTTCCGGTTGCCGCCGGAGAATAGTAGCCAGCCGAGAAACAAGCCGGCCAGCAGGATCAATCCGTACCTGAAGTAAGGCTGATTGGTGATTTCTCTTATTTTATTCTTATCCATTATTATAGCTTTGTTTAATTGTTTGATTTGTCGAAGGAACGCAATTTTCGAATGGACGCCACCCTGGTGTTGTATTCGGCGATGGCTTCGGCCTCCCGCAGCTGGTACTCGAGCAGCTGCCTTTGCACCTGGATCACGTTGGTGAGATCACTCTTTGCCGATATAAACTCCTGCACCACCAACTGATAGGTTGTCCGTGCCAGTTGTTCCTGTTTCCGGTAAAGCGTAATCTTCCGCTCCGCATCATCAAGCTGGTGTTTCAGCCTGAAAAGGTCCGACTGAAGCATGTTCAACGTGTTGTTGTACTTCTCACGGGCCAATTGCCACAGAAAACGACTCTCGCGTTGCTGTGCCTTGTATTTATTCCGATAAAGTGGAATGGAGATGGAAACCATCGGCATGATCATATCCATGCCAGTCATTTCCGGTTCCATTCCCTGCTCCATCTGCGCTGTCGCACTTTCGTCTATCAGCATGTACTGCAGTCCGATGCCGAACATGGGATAACTCATTTTTTTTTTCATCTCACCTTTTGCCCGATAGGCCTGTTCTTCTTCGACCAGCATGTCCAGCATAGGGTTCCGGTTTTCAATCTCGCTCATGGTAACACCTTCATCAAAGAAAAAAGGTACTTTTGCGATGGAGTCGGGCAGGATGACTTCCCTGTCGGCAGAACGGTTCAACAACGCATTGAATATCGCTTTTTCGGCTGCAATCTCCGAGAGGATGCTCTCGATGTTGTTTTCGATCTCAGCCATCTCCAGTTGCACGCGGAGCACATCTGACATACCCGGGGCAGTGTTTCCCATTCCAGATGATATCCCTGATGAAGATGAGGAGACCTTGCGCAGGGCCAGCTCCTCCAGTTGCTTCAGCAGTTGCAGGTTCTCGCGGTTGTTCCGCAGCTGTTGCACCAACGTGGAGAGGAGATACCACTGGGTATATACCTCGAGGTAGAGGTTGTCCCTTGTCTCCGTGAATCGGGCATACGCCATTCTGGCCATATGCGTAGCTTCGGTCTGCGCAGCTTTTTTGGTGCCGAACCAGGGGAACATCTGCATCAGGGTGAAATCGGCTATCTGGCGCCCCCCCACAATATCCATCGGCTTCAGGAAAAAGCCGATGTCCAGCCTGGGATCGGACCAGGCACCGGCCTGCGGCACCTTTTCCAATGATGCCTTATAGGCCAGGAAATCGGCATTCAGACCGGGATTGTTCATCGCCGCTGTTTCCAGGTAACGGTCGAGTGAATCGGGTGTTTGTGCCATTAGAAGGTGGGGACCCATGAGTCCCAGCACCACCAGGAGGAGGCCGAAGAGGTTATATGGTTTCATAATCTGTCGTTTTAGCTTGTTGTTTTTCTTTTTTCCGGATCGCGCCTTCCCGCCACCAGCATTGAAGGATGGGTACGATAAACATGGTCATCGACTGGATCAGCATCCCGCCAAAGGTGGGGATAGACATGGGAATCATGATCTCGGATCCCTTGCCCGTGGAAGTCAGCACCGGCAGGAGTGCAATCAGCGTGGTGGCAGTGGTCATCACTGCCGGGCGGACCCTCTTTAAACCAGCGTGGACAACCGCTTCCCTGATCTCCTCCCTTGTCTGCGGGTCTCTTTCCAGGAAGGTATCGTGGATATAGGTTCCCATCAGCACCCCATCATCAGTGGCAATGCCAAAGAGGGCGATAAACCCTACCCACACGGCAATACTGAGGTTGATGGGATGCATGCTGAACATATCACGGATATTGACACCGGCAACCGAAAAATTCATAAACCACGGTTCACCGTACAGCCATAGAAGGATGAATCCTCCGGACAGTGCGACGAAAACCCCCGAAAAGTGAATCAGCGAGGCAGTCACCGTTTTGAACTGAAAATAGAGGATGAGCAGGATGATGAGCAAAGCAATAGGTATAATGATCATCAGTCGCTTTGAAGCACGGGCCTGCTGTTCGTAGTTGCCGGCGAAGGTATAGGAGACCCCATGGGGCAGGTTGATCTCACCGTTGCGCAGTTTCGCCTGTAACATCGCATCGGCCTCTTTCACCACATCTACCTCGGCCTTGCCAACCACCTTGTCAAAAATCACATAACCTACCAGGAACGTATTTTCACTCTGGATCATCTGAGCACCGCGGGTATATTCGATCTCCGCCACTTCTCCCAATGGTATCTGCGCCCCGGTTGCTGTGGGTATAATCAGCCGCGCCAACTCATCGGGGTTCTCTCTCAGTTCACGCGGATAGCGCAAGCGTACGGGAAAACGCTCACGTCCCTCAACCGTGGTTGTTAACGGCATGCCTCCTACTGCCGCCCCAATCACATCCTGCAGGTCGGCCACCGTGATACCGTATCGGGCCATATGCTGCCGGTTCAGCTTGATTTCGATGTAAGGGGCTCCCACAGCGCGGTCGTAGAATACAGTGGAAGAGAGGACAGAAGGCACCTGTTTCAAAGCGGCTTCCAGTATCTTGCCACCTTGCTCGATCGACTCCAGGTCGGGCCCCGACACCTTCACACCCATCGGTGCACGCATGCCGGTAGAGAGCATCACGGTACGTGCTTCAATGGGTTGCAGCTTCGGTGCCGATGTCAGGCCGGCGATATGAGATACATTGATGATCTCCTGCCAGATGTCATCTTCATTCCTAATTTCAGGACGCCATTGCCTGAAGTAATCACCCCTTCTGTCGGGAACCAGGCTATCCACGGGTATGAGCCTGAATCCCTCTTCCGGATCATAGGTTGTCTGGTCGATCAGGATAAATTCTCCTTTCCGGTTGACCTTGAAACGTTGCCGGTTACCGTCTTCATCCAGGATATATTCGGGACGGTAGATGATCGTGTTCTCGAACATCTGGGTTGGTGCCGGATCGAGTGCCGAATTGACCCGTCCCCATTTGCCGACGGTCGTCTCCACTTCCGGAATATGGCTGATTCGCTTGTCCAGTATTTCAATATATTGCTGGTTCTGCTCAATCCCCGTATGGGGCATGCTGGTTGGCATCAGCAGGAAGGATCCCTCGTTGAGGCTGGGCATAAACTCCTGTCCGATTCCCGGAAAACGGTGACTGGCTGTCTGCCAGAAACCGGTCTGTCGGAAAGTACCCCAACCCACTGTTTCAAAACCTTTTGCCACCATACCGAATGTCTTGTCGAAACCCATCCAGATGACCAGTCCAAAAAGTACCGTTGCGATAGGCAGTGTCATGAACTTCCACCGGTTGGCCAGGCTCCAACGCAGAATCTTTTCATAATAGATCACCAACAGCCAGAGAAGCGAGAGAATGAGCGCGATAATCAGGATCACGAACAACAGGTTGCGGGGTAGACCTGTCTGTGTGCCCATGGGCAGCCATTCCATCGTTAGCAGGTAGACTACCGCCAGCAGGGAAATCCCGATATTGAGGAAAGTGGGTATTCGCGGGTTCTTCCACCGTGGGGCAAACAAGTTGTTCAGTGCGAACAGTGTGAATGCAATATAAAGGCCGTAGCCGGTGACAATTACCAGCGTCATGCCGGCAACAGCCAACAAGATATTGGCCCATTGGAGTACTTTCTTGGAAGTGATCCTGATTGAGAAGATGTAATAGAAGAGTGTGGGGAGTACTGCGATTCCAAGGAGGTAGGCGGAGATGAGTGCGAAGGTCTTGGTAAAGGCCAACGGCGTGAAGAGTTTGCCCTCCTGAGCTTCCAGAAAAAAGACAGGGAGGAAACTGACGACAGTGGTGAGCTGCGCGGTGAGCACTGCTCCCGATACTTCACTTACACTCGTGTATATCAGATTGGTGAACGCTTTTCCCTTTCGAATGCCCTTGTTCTCCTCCATCTCCATGTGTCGGATGATGTTCTCGACAAAGACCACACCGATATCAATCATAATCCCGATGGCGATGGCGATACCCGATAATGCCACTATATTAGCATCAATGCCCGCATATCGCATGATGATAAAAGCAGCCAGCACCCCCACGGGAAGTATACTGGAGATAACGATCGATGCCCTGAGGTTCAAAATGATAACGATGACCACGATTATGGCAATGAGCGTCTCATGGGTCAGCGCGGTCTCCAGCGTGCCGATGGTCTCATGGATCACGCTGGTCCTGTCGTAAAACGGAACGACGGTGACTTTCGAGACGGTGCCGTCAGGCAGTATCTTCTGGGGTAATCCGGCTTCCATTTCCGAGATCTTCTCCTTCACATTGTTGATCACCTCCAGCGGATTGGATCCGTAACGTGCCACAACCACGCCACCTACAGCTTCCACACCTTCCTTGTCGAGGCCGCCGCGCCGCGTTGCAGGGCCGAGATTGACAAAGGCCACATCTTTGATTTTTATCGGCACTCCATTGCGGACCGTAATGACCGCCTCTTCGAGATCTGATACATTTTTGATGTATCCCAGCCCACGGACGAGGTATTCTACCTTATTAACCTCCACCGTCTCTGCACCAATATCGAGATTGCTCTTCTGTATGGCATTCATCACATCCATGATGGAGAGGTTGTAGGCGCGCATGGAGTTCGGGTTGATCTCCACCTGGTATTCTTTCACAAAGCCACCTACAGAGGCCACTTCGGCCACACCCTCAGCCGATGAAAGCGTATACTTTGCGTAGAAATCCTGAACGGTTCTCAACTCGTCGGGACCCCAACCACCGGTGGGTTCACCCGTATCGGGATTTCTGCCTTCCAGCGTGTACCAGTATATCTGGCCCAGGGCAGTTGCATCGGGTCCCAGGCTGGGTTGTACTCCTTCGGGTAATGTTCCCGATGGCAGTGAATTCAATTTTTCCAGAATGCGCGAACGACTCCAGTAGAATTCGATCTCCTCATCAAATATGATGTAGATAAACGACATCCCGAACATGGAGGTACTGCGGATGGTCTTTACACCGGGAATACCGAGCAGTGAGGTGGTCAGCGGATAGGTGATCTGATCCTGGATATCTTTGGGTGAGCGCCCCATCCACTCTGTGGCAACGATCTGTTGGTTGTCACCCAGGTCGGGGATGGCATCCACAGGCACCGGATCACGTGGCAACAGGCTATACCAGTTAAAGGGAGCCGTGGAGATGCCCCATACGATGATCACGAGGAGTAACAACATTGTGATCAGCCTATTGTGTAACAGGTAATGAATAACTTTTTGAAGCATGATGAAATATTTTGATTTGTACACATGAGGAATTGATCCTGCAATTGGGATTACAAGTATGACACAAGGGGTGGTTGCCTCTCAGCAACCCGGACAAATCAAAGTCGGTAGATACAGATCAGGGTGAGCAAGTTGGTGGTGAGCCTGCCCAAACCGGCAGGTGGGTAGAGTTGCAGCAGAGGTTGGGGTTCGTCGGGAAGAACCTGATGGAGGAGCGACCGGATCACTGCCCAGAGGGGAACGGTGACGGGTGTCTGGCTGCGATGGTTCTGCTGATCAACCTCGTGACTGAAATCATCCGTGGAGAGTTCCAGCGACTGGAAGTCACAGCAATCGGCATGATAGGTAGAAAAAGCAGGAGAGTTTTCCGGTGTAGCCGTCTCCGGAATGTCACAGCAGGTCAAAGGTGCAACCTCTTCAACCAGGGAGACAGAGAAGAGGTTACCTCCGCAGAGATGCAGCGAGAGCACCGGCTGGATGCCGGTCAGCAGCATGATCATTGTCAGCAGTATGGCGACTCCTTTTCTCATTTTTTATGCACTGAATCTTCGGTGAAAGAACAAATATAACAAATTCAAAACAAATTCTTCCCATAATTGTTTCAAAAAACGGCTTTAATAAATCAAAAGGGTAGGCAATTCATAGTATCTCGAATGAAACATAACACCTCAATCCGCAGGAAAAATGAAATATAAAAAGTAGAATGCAGCTACTATTTGGGATCAACGGTATGCGGGCAATGAATATATCTGTGGCATGGAGTTCAATCTCTCCTTATTCACTCACGAAGAGCCGCTTGCTGGAGAAAAGAGGATCGCAGGTAAAATTAATTTTCAATTTCCGGAGACCTGCTTCATCCCCGGGTGTGGGGATGTGAGAGGAGTGCATCTCACAGTTGTTCAACTCGGTGAGCTTGTGCAGGGCCATTTGAGCTGCAGGGTTTGATATCGCACTGATGGAGAGGGCAATCAACGTCTCTTCCACATCCAGGCTGACATTTTTACCGTTCAGGATATTCTTCTTCAGATGCGTGACCGAGTCAATGATGTTCTCCGGAAGGAGGATCATACTGTCGGGCAACCCGGCCAGATGTTTGGTCGCATTGAGAATCATGCTGGAGGAGGCGTGCAGCAAAGTGGAGTTCTTACCTGTGACAATGGTACCGTCATGCAATTCAATGGCAGCACCGCAATAGATGCCGCCATACCCCTTCTCGTTGAGTTCGGCATCTTTCGCTGCCCGGCGGGCGGGCTCAACCACCAGACGGTCTTCATCTTTGGCCCCTACTTTGTCCATGATCTCGGTGTTGCGGTTCACCGTATCTTTCCCAGCTCTTCCCGTGGCATATTCCACGAAACTTCTCAGGTGTCGGCGAATAATCTCCTGATAGGCAGCATCCTGACATATCTTGTCGTCGATGATCCCTGAACTGATACGGTTCACACCCATATCGGTGGGAGACAAGTAGACCGATGTTGACCCGGTGATCTTTTCCAGCATCTTTTTCAACAACCCAAACGCCTCTATGTCTCGGTTGTAGTTCACAACTTTCACGCCATAGGCTTTCAGGTGATGCGTATCAATCATGTTCACATCCCTCAGATCGGCTGTTGCCGCTTCGTAGGCAACGTTCACCAAATGATCGGCCGGCAGATCCCATACAGGAAAAGTTTCAAATTTGGCGTACCCGGCTTTCAGTCCCTTTTTGATGTCGTGGTATAAATTGCCCAGTGCGGTAGCCAGCTTGCCACTTCCCGGACCGGGTCCGGTCAGTACGACAATCGGCTTCGTGGTTTCGATGTATTCGTTGGCACCATATCCCTCGTCGCTGACAATCAGCTCCACATTCTTGGGATACCCTTTGGTGGGGTGGTGCAGGTAAACCCTGATTCCTTTCAGTTCAAGCTTGTTCTTGAATACAGTAGCAGCAGGCTGACCCTCAAAACGGGTGATCACCACCGCGGCCACATGAATCCCGTACCATTTCAGGTCATCAATGCTTTTCAGTACATCCACATCGTAGGTGATTCCAAAATCGGCCCTGATCTTGTTTCTTTCGATGTCTCCGGCAAAAACGCACATGATGACATCTACCTGATCCTTGAGGTTCTGCAACAAACGAATCTTCACGTTCGGGGCAAAGCCCGGCAGCACACGCGACGCATGGTAATCGTACAGGATTTTACCTCCAAATTCAAGGTATAATTTATCGCTAAACTGATTGACTCTTTCCAGGATAGCTTTGCTCTGTTCCTGTAGGTATTTCTCGTTGTCAAAACCTATACGACTTGTTTGTTCCATCTTCCCGAATCTTCCATTCCTAAATTCGGAATCAAAATTACCAAAATTGCGGGGGGATTGAAAGCATTTCGTTGGCTTTTTCGAAATAATCTTTCAACCTGCTCCGGATGCAGTAACTTGAGGCGTCATTTCTGCCCGATCCCGTGGTAGGCGAAACCAAGAGAAGTCAGTTCCGGGCCATTGTAGATGTTGCGGCCGTCTATCACCACGTGGCACCGCATGATCTTCTTCAAAACGTCCCAGTTTGGCAGGCGGAATTCTTTCCACTCGGTGGGTACGATCAATGCATCTGCATCGAGCGCCGCATCGTAGATGTCATTGGCGTAGTAGACAGCATCACCCAGTAGGTGGCGAGCCTCTTCAATTGCTGCCGGATCGTAGGTGCGGATAGTGACACCGGCATCAAGCAGGCTGCGGATCAGTGTGAGTGAGGGAGCATCACGTACGTCATCGGTCTCCGGCTTAAAGGAGAGCCCCCAGACGGCAACCGTCAGCCCCTTCAGCTCTCCGTTAAAATGTTTTGCAAACTTCTCAAAGAGGATGTTTTTCTGTTGGTTGTTCACCTCCTCCACCGCCTTGAGCAGTTTCATCTCATAACCTACCCCCTCGGCCACGCTGATTAGGGCGCGTATATCCTTAGGGAAACAGCTGCCGCCGTAACCGCACCCGGGGTAGAGAAAGCTGCGTCCGATGCGGGAGTCACTACCCATGCCCCGTCGCACCATGTTCACGTCGGCTCCCACCCGCTCGCAGAGGTTGGCAATGTCGTTCATGAAGCTGATACGCGTGGCCAGCATCGCGTTGGAGGCATATTTGGTCATCTCTGAGGAGAGGATGTCCATGAAGATTACCCGGAAGTTGTTGAGCAGGAAGGGGCGGTATAGCTTCGTCATCAGCTCTTTGGCCCGTTCGCTCTCCACGCCCACCACCACACGGTCGGGGCTCATGAAGTCATTGATGGCGGCACCCTCTTTCAGGAACTCAGGATTGGAGGCTACATCGAAAAACAGGTCCTGCAGTCCCCTGTTGTCGAGTCGCTGCCGCACCAGGTCACGGATGCGGTGTGAGGTACCCACCGGCACGGTGCTTTTGGTGACAATCAGCAAAGGTTTGGTAATGTGATCTGCTATGGTCTCAGCAACCTTCATCACATAGGAGAGATCGGCGTTGCCCCCCTCGTCGGAAGGTGTTCCCACAGCGATAAAAACGATTGACATTTGGTTGATCACCGATGAAAGATCAGTGGTGAAGTGAAGTCGCTCCGCCTCGCGGTTCCGTTCTACAATCCTGTTGAGTCCGGGCTCATAGATGGGAATCACGCCCTGATTCAATCCTTCTATCTTTTTCCGGTCGATGTCAACGCAGGTTACATCCACACCCATCTCCGCAAAGCAGGCACCTGAGACCAGTCCCACGTACCCCGTTCCAACTACAGCAATTTTCATATTATGTTTCTCTTTTCTTTGTATGCATTCACAAGGTTAGAATTACCTGCTTACAACTGATAAGTGACAGCCGACAGCTGTTTCCTCAGGTTATTCACCGGGTAGAGCACCGTGAGGATTCCGATCAGGCTCACCACACCAAAGACCACCAGCAGGTCAACAAAATTCACGATCACAGGATAGGCATCGATGATGTAGGCGCCCGGCACATTGCTCAGGCGCAACAGGCCAAAGTGCTGCTGGAGGAGGCAGAGCGCGAGTCCCGCCACCATTCCGCTGATGATGCCGATAAAGGTGATGAGCCAACCTTCGTAAAGGAAGATACGGGCCACGAGGCGATTGGAAGCACCCATATGCTGCAGGCTGCGGATGTCGGCTCGCTTTTCAACGATCAGCATGGAGAGAGACCCCACGACATTGAAAACGGCAATCAGCAGAATAAAAACCAGAATCAGGAAGGTGACCCATTTCTCGATCTGAAGCATCCGGAACGACTCACGTTGTTGCTCATAGCGATCCTCCACCAGAAAATCATCACCCAGGAATCGTTCAATTTGCTTTTTTGTTTTCTTCACCGACGCATCGGCAGTAAGCATGATATCGAGGGAGGTGACCTCATCCTCATAGCTGAAGAGCTCACGCGCCAGAGAGATGGGGATGATGGCCATCTGCTCATCCACTTCCGGCTGGTTAAGGGTGAAAACACCCCCAATCTGTGCATATCCAATCCTGAATGCGGCTGATGGGTTGGCCAGATTGACCCGTGCATCACGTCGCGGAGCATAGATCTCCACAGGGTTGATGAAGCCGGGGCGGGCACCTAGCGTGGCGGCTAATCCCGCGCCAAGCGTTGTGTAGTTGACCACATCTTCCTGCAGGCGAAAGGCACCATCCACCATAAGCCGTTCCATGTCGGTCATCAGACGAAACTCCTCGGGCACTCCTTTCACCCGTACCGGTACCTGCTGATCCTCGAACTTGAACAATGCATTTTCTTCAAGCGACTCGGAAACGGTCATTATCGTCGGGAGCTGTAACAACTTGTCAAATGCAGGAGTGTTGTAACTGAATACTTTCCCTTCCCTTGCCGTAATCTTGAGATGGGGGTCAAAGGCACTGAAGAGTCCCTCCACGATACCCCCGAAACCATTAAAGACAGAAAGCACCGTCACCATGGCCATGGTGGCAATGGCAATGCCGCAAACAGAGATGGCGGAGATCACATTGATGGCATTGTGTGATTTCCGGGCAAAAAGATACCGGCGCGCTATGAATAGGGATAGATTCAATCTGCCTGGTTAATCGTTTTTAAGCAATCGGTCAATGTTCTCGATATAGTCGAGCGAGTCGTCCAGGTGAAAGGTGAGTTCGGGTATCACCCGCAGCTGCTTACCCACCCGCTTTCCCAGGTCGTAACGCAATGACTTCACGTTGTCGTTGATATTGGTGATCAGCGTCTCTGCATTTTCTGAGGGGAAGATGCTGAGATAGGCGTGTGCAATACCCAGGTCGGGGGAGACCCTCACGTTGGTCACCGAGATGAAGACGCCATGCATCTTCTTTGTTTCCAGCAGGAAGATCTCGCTCAGTTCTTTCTGGATCAACCGGTTTATTTTCTGTTGTCTGTTCGATTCCATCATGTTTTATTTTTTCCTGATCAGCGTCAATCCGTCGCGGAGAGGTATGATCACCTTCTCTACACGGCTGTCGGCTGCCAGTCGTTCGTTAAACTCCTGTATCCCCAGTGTCTGCCTGTCGGCTGATCCTGCTGTTTCAAGCACCTTGCCATGCCAGAGGGTATTGTCAGCCAGGAGAAACCCACCCTTTTTGACCTTCGGCAGTGTTGCCTCATAGACCGACCAATAGTTCCGCTTGTCTCCATCGATGAAGGCCAGATCGAAGGAATCATCTTCAAACTGCGGCAGCAGCTCTTCCGCATCTCCAATGTGAAGTGTAATGCGCTCCCCATGTTTTGAGCGCTTGAAATTGCGACGAATCATCTCCTCCAGCTCATCATCGATCTCGATGGTATGCAACTCGGCTCCCTCCTCCAGTCCCTCGGCGATGCAGAGTGCCGAATAGCCGGTATAGGTGCCAATCTCAAGCACACGGGAGGGACCTATCATCTGCACCAGCATTTTCAACACCCTACCCTGGAGATGTCCCGAAACCATATAACCGTGCAGCAGCTTCAGATGTGTTTCACGGTGAATCTCCCGCAACAGTTCAGGCTCCTCATCGATGTGACGAAGCAGATACGCATCCATGGGATCGGTATTGATCATATGCCCTGCAAAGAACTTGCTATGGATTACTCGGTGTAATCCGGCAGGTTATACTTCTCCTTCGCTTCCATGATGCGCCATGCCTCGATGATCTCCAGGTAGGTTGTTCCTCCCACTTCACCAAAGCTACCGCCCAGGTAGGCCACACGATCTTTGCGTTCAATCAGTCCCCTCTCCAGCAAGCGCTTGATGGCAGCCACAAAGTATGCTCTACGGCTCTCCTTGGTGTTGCCATCACCCTTACCCTGTTGATACTCTGCCCATACACCATATGAAAGCGCCAGCTCCCGAGCGAGTCGCTCAGAGGTGGCAATGGCATATACAGTGCTCTTGCCGCGGAAGGCTGCCAGCACGCGTGCCGTACGTCCGGTATGACTGTCGGTCACGATTGCCTTTACGTTCATCCGCATAGTAGCTTTAACCGCCTGTTTGGCTAAGAACTCAGTCACCTCACGGTCATCATATTGCACGTATGGCACCCTGATGTCGTTCTCAGCCAGCTTGGTCTTCTCAGCTTCGTAAGCAGTTTTGGTCATGGTGCGCACCGCCTCAACAGGATACTTGCCATAAGCGGTCTCACCACTGAGCATCACAGCATCGGTACGGTAATAGATGGCGTTGGCGATATCGGTGATCTCCGCCCTTGTGGGACGAGGGTTGTGAATCATGGAGTGAAGCATCTGCGTGGCCACGATCACCGGCTTCTTGTGTTGTACTGCCTGTTTGATCAGCACCCGCTGAATGCCGGGGATCTTCTCCTGCGGCACTTCGATGCCCAGGTCGCCACGGGCAACCATGATGCCGAAGGCCACATCCAGGATCTCATCGGCATTGTCCACGCCCTCCTGGTTCTCAATC
This genomic window from Dysgonomonadaceae bacterium zrk40 contains:
- a CDS encoding TolC family protein; this encodes MKPYNLFGLLLVVLGLMGPHLLMAQTPDSLDRYLETAAMNNPGLNADFLAYKASLEKVPQAGAWSDPRLDIGFFLKPMDIVGGRQIADFTLMQMFPWFGTKKAAQTEATHMARMAYARFTETRDNLYLEVYTQWYLLSTLVQQLRNNRENLQLLKQLEELALRKVSSSSSGISSGMGNTAPGMSDVLRVQLEMAEIENNIESILSEIAAEKAIFNALLNRSADREVILPDSIAKVPFFFDEGVTMSEIENRNPMLDMLVEEEQAYRAKGEMKKKMSYPMFGIGLQYMLIDESATAQMEQGMEPEMTGMDMIMPMVSISIPLYRNKYKAQQRESRFLWQLAREKYNNTLNMLQSDLFRLKHQLDDAERKITLYRKQEQLARTTYQLVVQEFISAKSDLTNVIQVQRQLLEYQLREAEAIAEYNTRVASIRKLRSFDKSNN
- a CDS encoding DUF1846 domain-containing protein, whose product is MEQTSRIGFDNEKYLQEQSKAILERVNQFSDKLYLEFGGKILYDYHASRVLPGFAPNVKIRLLQNLKDQVDVIMCVFAGDIERNKIRADFGITYDVDVLKSIDDLKWYGIHVAAVVITRFEGQPAATVFKNKLELKGIRVYLHHPTKGYPKNVELIVSDEGYGANEYIETTKPIVVLTGPGPGSGKLATALGNLYHDIKKGLKAGYAKFETFPVWDLPADHLVNVAYEAATADLRDVNMIDTHHLKAYGVKVVNYNRDIEAFGLLKKMLEKITGSTSVYLSPTDMGVNRISSGIIDDKICQDAAYQEIIRRHLRSFVEYATGRAGKDTVNRNTEIMDKVGAKDEDRLVVEPARRAAKDAELNEKGYGGIYCGAAIELHDGTIVTGKNSTLLHASSSMILNATKHLAGLPDSMILLPENIIDSVTHLKKNILNGKNVSLDVEETLIALSISAISNPAAQMALHKLTELNNCEMHSSHIPTPGDEAGLRKLKINFTCDPLFSSKRLFVSE
- a CDS encoding UDP-glucose/GDP-mannose dehydrogenase family protein yields the protein MKIAVVGTGYVGLVSGACFAEMGVDVTCVDIDRKKIEGLNQGVIPIYEPGLNRIVERNREAERLHFTTDLSSVINQMSIVFIAVGTPSDEGGNADLSYVMKVAETIADHITKPLLIVTKSTVPVGTSHRIRDLVRQRLDNRGLQDLFFDVASNPEFLKEGAAINDFMSPDRVVVGVESERAKELMTKLYRPFLLNNFRVIFMDILSSEMTKYASNAMLATRISFMNDIANLCERVGADVNMVRRGMGSDSRIGRSFLYPGCGYGGSCFPKDIRALISVAEGVGYEMKLLKAVEEVNNQQKNILFEKFAKHFNGELKGLTVAVWGLSFKPETDDVRDAPSLTLIRSLLDAGVTIRTYDPAAIEEARHLLGDAVYYANDIYDAALDADALIVPTEWKEFRLPNWDVLKKIMRCHVVIDGRNIYNGPELTSLGFAYHGIGQK
- a CDS encoding efflux RND transporter permease subunit, whose translation is MLQKVIHYLLHNRLITMLLLLVIIVWGISTAPFNWYSLLPRDPVPVDAIPDLGDNQQIVATEWMGRSPKDIQDQITYPLTTSLLGIPGVKTIRSTSMFGMSFIYIIFDEEIEFYWSRSRILEKLNSLPSGTLPEGVQPSLGPDATALGQIYWYTLEGRNPDTGEPTGGWGPDELRTVQDFYAKYTLSSAEGVAEVASVGGFVKEYQVEINPNSMRAYNLSIMDVMNAIQKSNLDIGAETVEVNKVEYLVRGLGYIKNVSDLEEAVITVRNGVPIKIKDVAFVNLGPATRRGGLDKEGVEAVGGVVVARYGSNPLEVINNVKEKISEMEAGLPQKILPDGTVSKVTVVPFYDRTSVIHETIGTLETALTHETLIAIIVVIVIILNLRASIVISSILPVGVLAAFIIMRYAGIDANIVALSGIAIAIGIMIDIGVVFVENIIRHMEMEENKGIRKGKAFTNLIYTSVSEVSGAVLTAQLTTVVSFLPVFFLEAQEGKLFTPLAFTKTFALISAYLLGIAVLPTLFYYIFSIRITSKKVLQWANILLAVAGMTLVIVTGYGLYIAFTLFALNNLFAPRWKNPRIPTFLNIGISLLAVVYLLTMEWLPMGTQTGLPRNLLFVILIIALILSLLWLLVIYYEKILRWSLANRWKFMTLPIATVLFGLVIWMGFDKTFGMVAKGFETVGWGTFRQTGFWQTASHRFPGIGQEFMPSLNEGSFLLMPTSMPHTGIEQNQQYIEILDKRISHIPEVETTVGKWGRVNSALDPAPTQMFENTIIYRPEYILDEDGNRQRFKVNRKGEFILIDQTTYDPEEGFRLIPVDSLVPDRRGDYFRQWRPEIRNEDDIWQEIINVSHIAGLTSAPKLQPIEARTVMLSTGMRAPMGVKVSGPDLESIEQGGKILEAALKQVPSVLSSTVFYDRAVGAPYIEIKLNRQHMARYGITVADLQDVIGAAVGGMPLTTTVEGRERFPVRLRYPRELRENPDELARLIIPTATGAQIPLGEVAEIEYTRGAQMIQSENTFLVGYVIFDKVVGKAEVDVVKEADAMLQAKLRNGEINLPHGVSYTFAGNYEQQARASKRLMIIIPIALLIILLILYFQFKTVTASLIHFSGVFVALSGGFILLWLYGEPWFMNFSVAGVNIRDMFSMHPINLSIAVWVGFIALFGIATDDGVLMGTYIHDTFLERDPQTREEIREAVVHAGLKRVRPAVMTTATTLIALLPVLTSTGKGSEIMIPMSIPTFGGMLIQSMTMFIVPILQCWWREGAIRKKEKQQAKTTDYETI
- a CDS encoding FtsX-like permease family protein — protein: MNLSLFIARRYLFARKSHNAINVISAISVCGIAIATMAMVTVLSVFNGFGGIVEGLFSAFDPHLKITAREGKVFSYNTPAFDKLLQLPTIMTVSESLEENALFKFEDQQVPVRVKGVPEEFRLMTDMERLMVDGAFRLQEDVVNYTTLGAGLAATLGARPGFINPVEIYAPRRDARVNLANPSAAFRIGYAQIGGVFTLNQPEVDEQMAIIPISLARELFSYEDEVTSLDIMLTADASVKKTKKQIERFLGDDFLVEDRYEQQRESFRMLQIEKWVTFLILVFILLIAVFNVVGSLSMLIVEKRADIRSLQHMGASNRLVARIFLYEGWLITFIGIISGMVAGLALCLLQQHFGLLRLSNVPGAYIIDAYPVIVNFVDLLVVFGVVSLIGILTVLYPVNNLRKQLSAVTYQL
- the rbfA gene encoding 30S ribosome-binding factor RbfA, encoding MESNRQQKINRLIQKELSEIFLLETKKMHGVFISVTNVRVSPDLGIAHAYLSIFPSENAETLITNINDNVKSLRYDLGKRVGKQLRVIPELTFHLDDSLDYIENIDRLLKND